The following proteins come from a genomic window of Melioribacteraceae bacterium 4301-Me:
- a CDS encoding T9SS type A sorting domain-containing protein, which yields MKTIITFLLLAGMISAQAIHRLTPGTKGNKIILTIENSSNATDMTDIKTVVSKQLSSINFQLSEKEIEKIEKQSSKDVEFTFDVNRTVDINKTDTLKFLITTKVGSWTKEILIGYESPTEYKLEQNYPNPFNPETVIGYQLPVSSKVTLKIYDILGREVVTLVDERQEVGYYEKKFNAENLASGMYIYRLTAEKVNLVKKMMVPK from the coding sequence ATGAAAACAATAATAACATTTTTGTTGTTAGCCGGAATGATTTCGGCGCAAGCAATACATAGATTAACTCCCGGCACAAAAGGCAACAAAATAATATTGACAATAGAGAACTCGTCAAACGCAACTGATATGACCGATATAAAAACAGTCGTATCAAAACAACTTTCAAGCATTAACTTTCAACTTTCGGAAAAAGAAATAGAAAAGATAGAGAAGCAAAGCTCCAAAGATGTTGAATTTACTTTTGATGTAAACAGAACGGTAGATATAAATAAAACAGACACATTAAAATTCTTGATTACGACCAAAGTAGGAAGCTGGACAAAAGAAATATTGATTGGATACGAGTCCCCAACAGAATATAAATTAGAACAGAACTATCCGAATCCATTTAACCCGGAAACAGTGATAGGTTATCAGTTACCAGTGTCGAGCAAAGTCACATTAAAGATATATGACATACTCGGGAGGGAAGTTGTAACATTGGTAGATGAAAGACAAGAAGTCGGTTACTACGAAAAGAAATTTAACGCAGAAAACTTAGCAAGTGGAATGTATATCTACAGATTGACTGCTGAAAAAGTAAATCTTGTTAAAAAGATGATGGTGCCAAAGTAA
- the nadC gene encoding carboxylating nicotinate-nucleotide diphosphorylase has product MLNKKEILNIVNNALREDIKTGDITTNSLIPPNKKAKAKLIAKEEGVIAGGFVAKLVFQQLDPKVKWKQFVKDGTYIHKGMTIAEITGSYRALLSGERTALNFLQRMSGIATLTRKFVNKLHGTNTKILDTRKTAPGLRILDKYAVKTGGGENHRMGLYDLIMIKDNHIEAVGSITKAVEQIKAKSPKKVKIEVETKNLREVKEALNCKVDIIMLDNMSLKNMTKAVKLINSKALVEASGKMTLDKIKKTANTGVDFISVGALTHSVKALDIGMYIVSKMPNYKKEQQQK; this is encoded by the coding sequence ATGCTGAACAAAAAAGAAATATTAAATATTGTTAACAATGCCCTTCGTGAAGATATTAAAACTGGTGACATTACTACAAATTCCTTAATACCACCTAATAAAAAAGCAAAAGCCAAATTAATTGCTAAAGAAGAGGGGGTAATTGCGGGTGGATTTGTGGCGAAGTTAGTTTTTCAACAACTCGACCCAAAAGTAAAGTGGAAACAATTTGTAAAAGATGGCACATATATACATAAGGGTATGACAATTGCAGAAATTACAGGCTCTTACAGAGCACTGTTAAGCGGTGAAAGAACAGCACTAAATTTTTTACAAAGGATGAGCGGCATTGCAACATTAACAAGAAAATTTGTAAACAAATTACATGGGACAAATACAAAAATTCTTGATACAAGAAAAACGGCACCCGGATTAAGAATCTTAGATAAATACGCAGTGAAAACCGGTGGCGGCGAAAATCATAGAATGGGCCTTTACGATCTTATTATGATTAAAGATAATCATATTGAAGCTGTGGGAAGCATCACAAAAGCTGTTGAACAAATTAAAGCGAAATCCCCAAAAAAAGTAAAAATAGAAGTTGAAACTAAAAATTTGAGGGAAGTAAAAGAGGCATTGAATTGTAAAGTAGACATTATTATGCTTGATAACATGAGTCTAAAAAATATGACTAAGGCAGTCAAATTAATCAATAGTAAAGCTTTGGTAGAAGCCTCAGGCAAAATGACACTTGATAAAATTAAAAAAACTGCTAATACAGGGGTGGACTTTATTTCAGTTGGAGCCTTAACCCACTCTGTTAAAGCTTTGGACATTGGTATGTATATAGTTAGTAAAATGCCAAATTATAAAAAGGAGCAACAACAAAAATGA
- a CDS encoding septal ring lytic transglycosylase RlpA family protein: MSKLKLACASRLVIIITFIAASIGFTGVSDTSAIEYNDATTNSISKDASPNLFSVKLKDKGKMIASWYGPGFHGRLTANGEIYDQMALTAAHKSLPFGTMLLVTNLKNGKSALVRINDRGPYIEGRDLDLSKGTALALGMIRRGVIKVSVKEVLLPFNTSPALTLN; encoded by the coding sequence TTGAGTAAGTTAAAACTTGCCTGTGCAAGCAGGTTAGTAATCATCATTACATTTATAGCTGCAAGTATCGGTTTTACAGGGGTATCCGATACTTCTGCCATTGAATATAATGATGCAACTACTAATTCAATAAGTAAAGATGCTTCACCGAATCTTTTTTCTGTAAAATTAAAAGATAAAGGGAAAATGATAGCCTCATGGTACGGTCCAGGCTTTCATGGTAGACTTACAGCTAACGGTGAAATTTATGACCAAATGGCTCTTACAGCTGCCCATAAATCTTTACCCTTTGGTACAATGCTGTTGGTCACCAACCTAAAAAATGGAAAATCTGCTCTTGTTAGAATAAACGATAGAGGCCCTTACATTGAAGGCAGAGACCTTGATCTTTCTAAAGGGACTGCATTAGCACTTGGAATGATAAGACGAGGCGTTATTAAGGTTAGCGTAAAGGAAGTGCTTCTTCCATTTAATACTTCACCAGCATTAACACTAAATTAA
- a CDS encoding enoyl-CoA hydratase/isomerase family protein, protein MNNDGKITTHLHNGVATISFYHPKSNSLTKKLLKELTAAVDSFAKQKNAKVIVLRSEGNKTFCAGASFDELLEINDFKTGKDFFMGFARLINAMRKCPKFIIARIQGKCAGGGVGIAAAADYTLASSEASVRLSELALGIGPFVVGPAVERKIGSTNFITMSIDAEWHDAFWAKNAGLFTKVFATIDEVDDAVSKLASKIAGCNPEAIEQLKKVFWHGTESWDKLLEERAEISGKLVLSDFTKKYIQQFKTNK, encoded by the coding sequence ATGAATAACGATGGTAAAATTACAACTCATTTACACAATGGAGTAGCTACAATTTCTTTTTATCACCCCAAAAGTAATTCTCTTACTAAAAAATTATTGAAAGAATTAACAGCTGCAGTTGATTCTTTTGCAAAACAAAAAAATGCTAAAGTAATAGTATTGCGCAGTGAAGGAAATAAAACTTTTTGTGCAGGTGCTTCCTTCGATGAACTGTTGGAAATTAACGACTTTAAAACTGGGAAAGATTTTTTTATGGGCTTTGCAAGATTAATTAATGCAATGAGAAAGTGCCCTAAATTCATAATTGCAAGAATACAGGGTAAATGTGCTGGCGGCGGTGTCGGCATTGCAGCTGCCGCAGATTATACTTTAGCTTCAAGTGAAGCCTCAGTTCGATTGAGTGAATTAGCACTGGGAATCGGTCCCTTTGTTGTTGGTCCTGCTGTAGAACGAAAAATAGGCAGCACAAATTTTATTACTATGTCAATTGATGCTGAATGGCACGATGCATTTTGGGCAAAAAATGCTGGACTGTTTACAAAAGTATTTGCTACAATTGATGAAGTAGATGATGCAGTTTCCAAACTTGCAAGTAAAATTGCAGGCTGCAACCCTGAAGCTATTGAACAATTGAAAAAAGTATTTTGGCACGGCACAGAAAGTTGGGATAAGCTGCTGGAAGAACGCGCTGAGATAAGTGGAAAACTGGTTCTATCGGATTTTACAAAAAAGTATATACAACAATTTAAAACTAATAAATAA
- the nadB gene encoding L-aspartate oxidase, translating into MSRVLKYDYVIIGCGLAGLHTALKASKYGKVLIVSKSTLQISNSYWAQGGIAAAISPNDSTEEHYADTIKAGRGLCKPEAVKILVEEGRQQIIELINMGMPFDKNKNGEISFGLEGGHCKRRILHAGGDATGKELVKFVTKLISEKKNIDILENTIVHKLLVNDGECNGVSAYNLSQKENLLLTGKSFILATGGASAIYSRTTNPHVSTGEGISLAYEAGAEIESMEFIQFHPTSFYTESGETFLISEAVRGEGAIIVNHKDVRFLNEQKINELAPRDVLSTAIFNEMKKTKKQFVFLKLNHLDPQKIKSRFSNIYNEAIKYGIDITKDPVPVAPAAHYMIGGIKTGIYAQTNIKRLYSVGESASSGVHGANRLASNSLLECLVFSNRAVENMKDLEINNQQFFERTAPFVVNENNKPIYIQCKNYISEILSNNVGIVRNHDCLSTAKKQLEEKFIDFQNQEDELYLSRCKSLLTVASLITNAALFRKETRGCHIRSDFKDEDKTLICTTIQKKGESIKFQKIN; encoded by the coding sequence ATGAGTAGAGTTTTAAAGTATGATTATGTAATAATTGGCTGTGGACTTGCAGGCTTACATACTGCGCTAAAAGCAAGTAAGTATGGCAAAGTTTTAATAGTTTCAAAATCGACGCTTCAAATCAGCAATTCATATTGGGCGCAGGGCGGTATTGCAGCAGCAATTAGTCCCAACGACAGCACAGAAGAGCATTATGCAGACACAATAAAAGCAGGCCGAGGGTTGTGTAAACCAGAAGCTGTAAAAATTTTAGTAGAAGAGGGCAGACAACAAATTATTGAATTAATAAACATGGGTATGCCGTTCGACAAAAACAAAAATGGAGAAATTAGCTTTGGACTTGAGGGCGGACATTGTAAAAGAAGAATTCTGCACGCTGGCGGAGATGCTACTGGAAAAGAATTAGTTAAGTTTGTCACTAAACTAATATCAGAGAAAAAGAATATTGATATTTTAGAAAATACTATTGTACATAAACTTTTAGTTAACGACGGTGAATGCAATGGTGTATCCGCTTATAATTTATCACAAAAAGAAAATTTATTGTTAACTGGCAAATCATTTATATTGGCTACAGGTGGTGCATCTGCAATTTATTCAAGAACTACTAATCCACACGTATCTACAGGCGAAGGAATTTCCTTAGCCTACGAAGCAGGCGCTGAAATTGAAAGTATGGAATTTATACAATTCCACCCAACTTCATTTTACACAGAAAGCGGGGAGACATTTTTAATTAGTGAGGCAGTAAGGGGTGAAGGAGCTATAATTGTAAATCACAAAGATGTTAGATTCCTAAACGAACAAAAAATAAACGAATTAGCACCAAGAGATGTTCTATCCACAGCAATATTTAACGAAATGAAAAAAACCAAAAAACAATTTGTCTTCCTAAAACTAAATCACTTAGATCCACAAAAAATTAAAAGTCGTTTTTCAAACATCTATAATGAAGCAATTAAATATGGAATTGATATTACTAAAGACCCAGTACCAGTAGCCCCAGCTGCTCATTACATGATTGGGGGGATTAAAACAGGAATATATGCACAGACAAATATAAAACGACTTTATTCTGTAGGTGAATCAGCATCTTCTGGGGTTCATGGTGCAAATAGATTAGCAAGCAATTCACTCTTAGAATGCCTCGTTTTCAGTAACAGAGCAGTAGAAAATATGAAAGATTTAGAAATAAATAACCAGCAGTTTTTTGAACGAACAGCTCCCTTTGTAGTCAATGAAAATAACAAACCAATTTATATCCAATGTAAGAACTATATTTCTGAGATTCTTTCGAATAATGTAGGCATTGTAAGAAATCACGACTGCCTTTCGACTGCAAAAAAACAGTTAGAAGAAAAATTCATCGATTTTCAAAATCAAGAAGACGAGCTTTATTTATCACGTTGCAAAAGCTTACTTACAGTAGCAAGTCTAATCACTAACGCTGCACTATTTAGAAAAGAAACCCGCGGCTGTCACATTAGAAGTGATTTTAAAGATGAGGACAAGACACTAATTTGTACAACTATACAGAAAAAAGGTGAATCTATAAAATTTCAAAAGATCAATTAA
- the nadA gene encoding quinolinate synthase NadA: MTHTEIINEINRLKTEKNAVILAHNYQIPDIQDVADYVGDSLGLSIEASKTEADLIVFCGVHFMAETASIISPQKKVIIPDLNAGCSLAASITLEQLRAWKLKHPDSVVVSYVNTTAEIKAESDYCVTSSNAVKVVNSIPPDKKILFLPDRFLGHYVSAVTGREMQIWNGACHVHEKIGDINFDNARIEHPDAEFLIHPECGCSSSCMLKSQMYFDCKDIHIFSTEGMINYVRKSNKSEFVIATEIGILHRLKKVRPDARFFPLSENAVCEYMKMITIDKLYYALLNEQYEVKVPEKIASKARLPIERMLAVV; encoded by the coding sequence ATGACCCACACCGAAATAATCAATGAAATAAATCGTTTGAAGACCGAAAAAAATGCAGTAATCTTAGCTCACAACTATCAAATACCTGATATTCAAGATGTAGCAGATTATGTTGGTGATTCGCTTGGACTTTCAATTGAAGCATCAAAAACAGAGGCTGATTTAATCGTTTTCTGCGGTGTTCATTTTATGGCAGAGACTGCATCAATAATTTCCCCTCAAAAAAAAGTTATAATACCCGACCTCAACGCCGGCTGCTCTTTAGCTGCATCTATAACTTTAGAACAACTACGAGCCTGGAAACTAAAGCATCCTGATTCAGTAGTGGTTTCGTACGTGAACACTACCGCTGAAATTAAAGCCGAAAGTGATTACTGTGTAACTTCATCTAATGCTGTTAAAGTAGTAAACTCTATCCCGCCTGATAAAAAAATACTTTTTCTGCCTGATAGATTTTTAGGACACTATGTTTCGGCAGTAACTGGAAGAGAAATGCAAATTTGGAATGGTGCGTGTCACGTTCACGAAAAAATAGGTGATATTAATTTTGATAATGCACGTATTGAACACCCTGATGCAGAATTTTTAATTCATCCTGAATGTGGTTGCTCTTCTTCCTGTATGCTTAAATCACAAATGTATTTCGATTGTAAAGATATTCATATTTTTTCTACTGAGGGCATGATTAATTACGTTAGAAAATCCAACAAAAGTGAATTTGTAATTGCTACTGAAATTGGTATTTTGCATCGATTAAAAAAAGTAAGACCAGATGCAAGATTTTTTCCGCTAAGTGAGAATGCTGTTTGCGAATACATGAAGATGATAACAATTGATAAACTATATTATGCGCTTTTAAATGAGCAATACGAAGTGAAGGTGCCTGAAAAAATTGCTTCAAAGGCTAGATTACCAATTGAAAGAATGTTAGCTGTAGTGTGA
- a CDS encoding isoaspartyl peptidase/L-asparaginase family protein — protein MKISVKYFLLVFIWFFLVVSYAQSNHKFGIALHGGAGTILKKYMTPEKEKAYHDKLQEALEKGYSILENGGSSLDAVEAAINIMEDSPLFNAGKGAVFTANGINELDASIMDGKTLKAGAVARVSHIKNPISLARMVMEKSPHVLLVGDGAEQFAKEHGVKLVDSKYFFTKERWDALQKIKEQEKKQRQNKTGFLPKPIYSEPLDEMFGTVGVVALDKNGNLAAGTSTGGMTNKLYGRVGDSPIIGAGTYANNRTCAVSGTGWGEFFIRLNVAKDISDLMEYKGMSLKDAADEVIMKKLPALGGDGGVIAIDKDGNIAMPFNTEGMYRAYHIEGSEPVIKFYKQ, from the coding sequence ATGAAAATTTCGGTTAAATATTTCCTATTAGTTTTTATTTGGTTTTTTTTAGTGGTTTCTTACGCACAGAGCAATCATAAATTTGGGATTGCACTGCACGGCGGTGCCGGCACGATTCTTAAGAAATACATGACACCCGAAAAAGAAAAAGCCTACCATGACAAGCTTCAGGAAGCACTTGAGAAAGGATACTCAATCTTAGAAAATGGCGGCAGCAGTCTGGATGCAGTTGAAGCCGCTATAAACATTATGGAAGATTCACCTTTGTTTAATGCAGGCAAAGGAGCAGTGTTTACTGCTAATGGAATCAATGAACTCGATGCTTCAATAATGGATGGAAAAACTTTGAAAGCTGGTGCTGTTGCACGGGTTTCTCACATTAAAAATCCAATTTCGCTTGCAAGAATGGTAATGGAAAAATCCCCTCACGTACTTTTGGTTGGCGACGGTGCGGAACAATTCGCTAAAGAGCATGGAGTTAAACTTGTTGACAGTAAATACTTTTTTACCAAGGAAAGATGGGATGCTCTTCAAAAGATAAAAGAACAGGAAAAAAAACAAAGGCAAAACAAAACAGGGTTCCTCCCAAAACCAATTTATTCAGAACCATTAGATGAAATGTTCGGCACTGTGGGAGTAGTAGCATTGGATAAAAACGGAAACCTTGCAGCAGGTACTTCAACCGGGGGAATGACCAACAAACTCTACGGAAGAGTTGGCGATTCACCCATTATTGGTGCTGGTACTTATGCCAATAACAGAACATGCGCCGTTTCTGGAACTGGCTGGGGTGAATTTTTTATTCGACTTAACGTTGCAAAAGATATTTCTGATTTGATGGAATATAAAGGAATGAGTTTGAAAGATGCTGCAGATGAAGTGATTATGAAAAAACTTCCGGCTTTAGGCGGCGATGGAGGTGTAATTGCAATTGACAAAGATGGAAACATCGCAATGCCATTTAATACCGAAGGCATGTACCGCGCTTATCACATTGAAGGAAGCGAACCTGTAATTAAATTTTATAAGCAATAA
- a CDS encoding aminopeptidase C yields MKIKNMFYAVMILMFAVATINSQNKNKDDNKEKKDRHIFTMIYEVGTTPVKNQARTGTCWDFATQSFLESELMRMGKGIYNLSEMFNVRYTYPLKAERYVRYHGLTNFGPGGQAHDVLKIFDTYGAVPENVYPGLEPGDSLHDNFELDAILKSVLDTIVKQHKITQHYKEIVNAILDIYFGKVPQSFEYKGKTYTPKSFAESLGINTKDYVEITSYTHHPFYTSFELEVPDNWAEGKYYNVPIDELIKIMDNALANGYSVAWDGDVGSDNFYRKEGYAVVPVENDTAKTGPEKEQNITQEERQKAYDNYTTTDDHLMHITGLAKDQAGTKFYYTKNSWGTKDKKYDGYWYLSEPFVRLRTIAIMVHKDAIPKDIRLKLGI; encoded by the coding sequence ATGAAAATAAAAAACATGTTTTACGCAGTTATGATTTTAATGTTTGCTGTCGCCACAATTAATTCACAAAATAAAAACAAAGACGACAACAAAGAAAAAAAAGATAGGCATATATTCACAATGATTTATGAAGTAGGCACAACCCCAGTAAAAAACCAGGCAAGAACTGGAACATGTTGGGATTTTGCTACACAATCTTTCCTTGAAAGTGAATTGATGCGGATGGGAAAAGGCATTTATAACCTTTCAGAAATGTTTAACGTAAGGTATACTTATCCACTTAAAGCCGAAAGATATGTGAGATATCATGGATTGACCAATTTTGGACCAGGTGGACAAGCTCACGATGTTCTAAAAATTTTTGACACTTACGGAGCTGTTCCTGAAAATGTTTATCCAGGTTTGGAACCAGGTGACTCGCTCCACGATAACTTTGAATTAGATGCCATACTAAAATCTGTTTTAGATACTATTGTAAAACAACATAAAATCACTCAGCATTATAAAGAGATTGTGAATGCTATTTTAGATATTTACTTTGGAAAAGTACCACAATCTTTTGAATACAAAGGAAAAACTTATACACCCAAAAGCTTTGCTGAAAGTCTGGGTATAAATACTAAAGATTATGTTGAAATAACATCTTACACACATCACCCATTTTACACTAGCTTTGAACTAGAAGTACCTGATAATTGGGCTGAAGGCAAATATTACAACGTTCCAATTGATGAACTAATTAAAATTATGGATAATGCCTTAGCTAACGGCTATTCAGTTGCATGGGACGGCGATGTTGGCAGCGACAATTTTTATCGTAAAGAAGGATATGCAGTAGTTCCAGTTGAAAATGATACAGCTAAGACAGGCCCTGAAAAAGAACAAAATATTACGCAAGAAGAGCGACAAAAAGCATACGACAATTATACTACTACAGATGACCATCTTATGCACATAACTGGTCTAGCAAAAGATCAAGCAGGCACAAAATTCTATTACACAAAAAATTCGTGGGGCACAAAAGATAAAAAATATGATGGTTATTGGTATCTTTCTGAACCATTTGTAAGACTTAGAACAATTGCAATTATGGTTCACAAAGATGCTATCCCGAAAGATATTCGATTGAAATTGGGCATTTAA
- a CDS encoding HAD family hydrolase gives MKINCVVFDLDGTLVSSHLTIYDTTVATMKKLGIRGDLPKEEFYSRLGHHFIDIFREFNIEIPDFEKFISIYKSLYFGFINTSSLYPGVTETLTRLKKNKVKTALLTTKGQDQAEKISAYFKIDKYLDYIMGRRDGIANKPSPEPLEIILNELGVQKSQSLMVGDTELDIQCGKNAGIWTCAVTFGYRKAKELINERPDFVIDNFEKIFNIVMENKG, from the coding sequence ATGAAAATAAATTGTGTGGTTTTTGATTTGGATGGAACTCTGGTAAGCTCTCATTTAACTATATATGATACTACCGTAGCAACAATGAAAAAGCTTGGTATACGGGGTGATTTGCCAAAAGAAGAATTTTACTCGAGACTTGGTCACCACTTTATTGACATTTTCCGAGAATTTAATATTGAAATACCCGATTTTGAAAAGTTTATTAGTATTTATAAATCGCTTTATTTTGGATTTATAAATACTTCGTCGTTATATCCAGGGGTAACAGAGACTTTAACTCGTCTTAAAAAAAATAAAGTTAAAACTGCATTGTTAACTACAAAGGGGCAGGATCAAGCGGAAAAAATTTCAGCATATTTTAAAATAGACAAATACCTTGATTATATAATGGGTAGAAGAGACGGTATTGCAAATAAACCATCACCAGAACCATTGGAAATAATTTTAAACGAGCTTGGAGTACAAAAAAGCCAATCGCTAATGGTAGGAGATACAGAATTAGATATTCAATGCGGAAAAAATGCTGGCATATGGACTTGTGCTGTCACTTTCGGTTATAGAAAAGCAAAAGAACTAATAAATGAAAGGCCTGATTTTGTTATTGATAATTTTGAAAAAATATTTAATATAGTTATGGAAAATAAGGGTTGA
- the yjjX gene encoding inosine/xanthosine triphosphatase, with translation MKVLVGSKNPVKINSAHEAFSKFFHNVEVTGIEVNSGVPQQPINEETFKGARNRALELIKINAEENLKGEYFVGIEGGIIKQFNKWFAFGGMCIIDNNGNEGFGTSPLFELPEFIIEKLLNGAELGEVMDEITNIRNTKQNTGAIGFFTNGVMHRKDLYVPGLIAALIPFLHKNFFRERKKDKLQGET, from the coding sequence GTGAAAGTATTAGTTGGCTCAAAAAATCCTGTTAAAATAAACTCTGCGCATGAAGCGTTCTCAAAATTTTTTCACAATGTTGAAGTAACTGGAATAGAAGTTAATTCTGGGGTGCCTCAGCAACCTATAAACGAGGAAACATTTAAAGGTGCAAGGAACAGAGCATTAGAATTAATTAAAATAAATGCCGAAGAAAACTTAAAAGGCGAATATTTCGTAGGAATTGAAGGCGGAATAATAAAACAGTTCAACAAATGGTTTGCTTTTGGCGGAATGTGTATAATTGATAATAATGGTAATGAAGGCTTCGGCACTTCACCGCTTTTTGAACTGCCGGAATTCATCATTGAAAAACTATTAAATGGCGCAGAATTAGGCGAAGTGATGGATGAAATAACTAACATCAGAAATACAAAACAAAATACCGGAGCAATTGGGTTCTTTACAAATGGGGTAATGCACAGAAAAGATTTATACGTACCTGGGTTGATTGCTGCTCTTATTCCATTTTTACATAAAAACTTCTTTAGGGAAAGGAAAAAAGACAAACTGCAAGGGGAAACATAA
- a CDS encoding DUF4922 domain-containing protein, with protein sequence MIKKIIDIKNLKTQNNGLFSEAVKNFFYIQLEKWDLLKQNIQNLKEVKTKEFNFGLYDIIAQFNPARIKSTTAAVDKDSIENRKCFLCLDNLPAEQIALPYEKNYLILCNPYPIFPEHFTIVRTRHKPQTIVGAFGDLLNLTKDLSKYFVVFYNGPQCGASAPDHMHFQAATNGIMPLEKNYYQIKQELSTCIFKNDKLEIYCVEKYPAKFFLFESDSKGELLYAFKIFFNNYRKISSSKPEPMFNILSKFEKEKWHVFIFPRLKHRPTYYFEKNENNFAISPAAVDLSGLLIVPRENDFNRLTSQIVLDVYKQVTLTTEYFEYLKKKLKEVFAAK encoded by the coding sequence ATGATTAAGAAAATTATTGATATCAAGAACTTAAAGACGCAGAACAATGGTTTATTCAGTGAAGCTGTCAAGAACTTTTTTTATATACAATTAGAGAAATGGGACCTTCTAAAACAAAATATCCAAAATTTAAAGGAGGTTAAGACAAAGGAATTTAACTTTGGTTTATATGATATAATAGCTCAGTTTAATCCCGCTCGCATAAAATCTACTACTGCTGCTGTTGATAAAGATTCTATAGAAAACAGAAAATGTTTTTTGTGTCTCGATAATTTACCAGCTGAACAAATAGCGTTACCTTATGAAAAAAACTATTTAATTTTATGCAATCCATATCCAATTTTTCCAGAGCATTTTACAATTGTGAGAACCCGGCATAAACCTCAGACAATTGTGGGTGCTTTTGGTGATTTGTTGAACCTTACAAAAGATTTAAGTAAGTATTTTGTGGTTTTTTATAATGGTCCCCAATGTGGTGCTTCTGCACCTGACCACATGCATTTTCAGGCGGCTACTAATGGAATTATGCCTCTTGAAAAAAACTATTATCAAATTAAGCAAGAACTCTCAACATGCATTTTTAAAAATGATAAATTAGAAATTTACTGTGTAGAAAAATATCCGGCTAAGTTTTTTTTATTCGAGTCTGATAGCAAAGGAGAACTACTTTACGCATTCAAAATTTTTTTCAATAACTATAGAAAAATATCTTCCTCTAAGCCAGAACCAATGTTTAATATTCTTAGCAAATTTGAAAAAGAAAAATGGCATGTTTTTATCTTTCCAAGATTAAAACATCGCCCCACTTACTATTTCGAAAAGAACGAAAATAATTTTGCTATTAGTCCAGCCGCGGTTGATCTTTCCGGGCTGCTAATTGTACCTCGTGAAAATGATTTTAATAGGCTAACAAGTCAGATAGTACTTGACGTTTACAAGCAGGTAACTTTAACTACTGAATACTTTGAGTACCTGAAAAAGAAATTAAAGGAAGTTTTTGCGGCTAAGTGA